The following coding sequences lie in one Thermomicrobium sp. 4228-Ro genomic window:
- a CDS encoding glycosyltransferase family 4 protein translates to MVRSRAVLLDARLLAYRRGGISRYVASLASAIAELSQDGLGDRSLTFRLLANRPLPQSPLPMLRCCTPPHHRFEYWTLGAELTVYRPALYHATDFVLPALPPWVRGVVTIHDLAFLDAPWELEPAAWRYYARTIQSMQKADRIIAVSRATAARLCEHCPGVADRTRIVHHGVDTRWFQPFPDAEAHVTSALGPIGDRPVVLAVGTIEPRKDYDLLLDAFRIVWEKHDREPLLIVVGQVGWRVEDTVRRLRTEQARGRLRWVERADDDLLHALYSVSSVLAVASRDEGFCLPVLEALAAGLPVVAFAVGALPEVVEDSGILLRERTAEALAEGISAVLSDRMLRSRLVRAGKVRAAQFSWMETARKTVQVYREALGEG, encoded by the coding sequence GTGGTGAGATCGAGAGCAGTTCTACTCGATGCTCGCCTGCTGGCGTACCGGCGCGGTGGAATCAGCCGGTATGTCGCGTCACTCGCAAGCGCGATCGCCGAGCTGAGCCAGGACGGTCTCGGCGACCGCTCGCTGACATTCCGCTTGTTGGCGAATCGCCCTCTTCCCCAGTCACCGTTACCGATGCTTCGATGCTGTACCCCCCCACATCACCGCTTCGAATACTGGACACTCGGGGCAGAACTCACCGTGTATCGACCTGCGCTCTACCATGCGACCGATTTCGTTCTTCCTGCTCTCCCGCCGTGGGTGCGGGGTGTGGTCACGATTCATGACCTGGCCTTTCTCGATGCACCGTGGGAACTCGAACCGGCTGCATGGCGCTACTACGCCCGCACGATCCAGTCGATGCAGAAAGCTGACCGCATCATCGCTGTCTCTCGCGCAACGGCCGCGCGGCTGTGCGAGCATTGCCCAGGAGTGGCTGATCGGACGCGGATCGTTCACCATGGTGTCGACACGCGGTGGTTCCAACCTTTCCCCGATGCAGAAGCGCACGTCACCAGCGCACTCGGGCCCATCGGTGACCGACCGGTGGTGCTGGCAGTAGGCACGATCGAACCGCGGAAAGACTACGACCTGCTCCTCGATGCATTTCGCATCGTCTGGGAGAAGCACGATCGCGAGCCACTCCTCATCGTCGTCGGACAAGTCGGTTGGCGAGTCGAGGACACCGTCCGACGGTTGCGTACCGAGCAGGCTCGAGGCCGGTTGCGCTGGGTCGAACGAGCCGACGACGATCTCCTGCACGCGCTGTACTCGGTCAGCTCGGTGCTCGCCGTTGCGAGCCGCGACGAGGGATTCTGCCTTCCGGTTCTAGAGGCGCTCGCCGCTGGCCTTCCCGTGGTAGCCTTCGCGGTCGGGGCCTTACCAGAAGTCGTAGAAGACTCTGGGATCCTCCTACGTGAGCGCACAGCGGAGGCGCTTGCGGAAGGGATCAGCGCAGTTCTGTCCGATCGCATGCTCCGATCTCGTTTGGTCCGCGCCGGCAAGGTACGGGCGGCGCAGTTTTCTTGGATGGAGACAGCTCGGAAAACGGTTCAGGTCTACCGGGAGGCACTCGGTGAAGGCTGA
- the tgt gene encoding tRNA guanosine(34) transglycosylase Tgt, which produces MTRFTVLKHDTTTRARLGLLLTRRGPVHTPAFMPVGTQATVKSLTPEEVRATGSEIILANTYHLLLRPGPAVFEAVGDLHTFMRWDGPILTDSGGFQVFSLAKLRTVSEQGVTFRSHIDGSLHELTPETVIDLQLVFGSDIIMPLDDVVGYGEPESRQVEAMQRTHRWLSRALDYFVARTMSSEPASRPLLFGIAQGGFRAERRRTSAEFVASLPLDGIAIGGLSVGEPKQELYALLQASLDPLPEDRPRYLMGVGAPEDLWRAVSLGVDLFDCVLPTRLARHGALFTENGRIDILAVRFKFQREPVDPCCDCYTCQHYSAAYLHHLFRAKELLAYRLATIHNLRFIQNQMARMRTAIAEGTFAQAMEAFLTRYGNAEAGYAGEPLLYEGER; this is translated from the coding sequence ATGACGCGATTCACTGTTCTGAAACACGATACGACGACCCGGGCACGTCTCGGACTCCTTCTCACGCGCCGTGGTCCGGTTCACACGCCGGCGTTCATGCCGGTGGGCACCCAGGCTACCGTGAAGTCGCTCACCCCCGAGGAGGTTCGAGCGACTGGCAGTGAAATCATCCTCGCGAACACGTATCATCTGCTTCTCCGTCCCGGACCAGCGGTGTTCGAAGCGGTCGGTGACCTCCATACGTTCATGCGCTGGGACGGACCCATCCTCACGGACTCGGGCGGGTTCCAGGTTTTCAGCCTAGCCAAGCTGCGAACGGTTTCCGAGCAGGGCGTCACGTTCCGTTCCCATATCGATGGATCGTTGCACGAGCTCACGCCGGAAACAGTGATCGACCTGCAACTGGTGTTCGGGTCGGATATCATCATGCCCCTCGACGATGTCGTGGGCTACGGAGAACCCGAGTCTCGTCAAGTGGAGGCAATGCAGCGTACGCATCGTTGGTTGTCACGAGCTCTCGATTATTTCGTCGCGCGTACCATGTCTTCCGAGCCAGCGTCGCGCCCGCTCCTGTTCGGTATCGCACAGGGTGGTTTCCGTGCCGAACGCCGCCGGACGAGTGCCGAGTTCGTCGCTTCCTTGCCGCTCGACGGCATCGCGATCGGCGGATTGAGTGTCGGCGAACCGAAGCAGGAGCTGTACGCCCTGCTGCAAGCGAGCCTCGATCCGCTCCCCGAAGATCGTCCTCGCTATCTCATGGGAGTCGGGGCGCCCGAGGATCTCTGGCGTGCCGTGAGCCTAGGTGTCGATCTTTTCGATTGCGTTCTGCCGACCCGACTGGCCCGCCACGGCGCGCTGTTCACCGAGAACGGGCGTATCGATATTCTGGCGGTGCGCTTCAAGTTCCAGCGGGAGCCGGTCGACCCCTGTTGCGACTGCTACACCTGCCAGCACTACAGTGCTGCGTACCTGCACCATCTCTTTCGGGCGAAGGAGCTGCTCGCCTACCGACTCGCGACCATCCACAATCTTCGCTTCATCCAGAATCAAATGGCGAGGATGCGGACTGCAATCGCAGAAGGCACCTTCGCGCAAGCGATGGAAGCGTTTCTCACTCGGTATGGGAATGCGGAGGCAGGATACGCTGGCGAGCCGCTACTGTACGAGGGAGAGCGATGA
- the pth gene encoding aminoacyl-tRNA hydrolase, which translates to MKADGRWLVVGLGNPGPRYARTRHNIGFWVVDRLAVRCHAPRFEQRFDGEFAVVSEGERSLLLLKPLTYMNLSGRSVRQAVQWYKIPLDRLLVVHDDMDLPLGTLRFRFGGSAAGHHGVESVIAELGSDRFGRLRVGIGRPPSPEAGRAYVLEPFTPAERPLAERVADIAAEAVVVWYRDGMTAAMNRFNGMRVVLDQGTLAP; encoded by the coding sequence GTGAAGGCTGACGGTCGCTGGTTGGTGGTTGGCCTGGGCAATCCGGGGCCACGCTATGCACGAACGCGTCACAACATCGGTTTTTGGGTCGTCGACCGGCTTGCCGTGCGTTGTCACGCCCCCCGCTTTGAGCAGCGCTTCGACGGCGAATTCGCCGTGGTGTCGGAAGGCGAGCGGTCCCTACTCCTCCTGAAGCCCTTGACGTACATGAATCTCAGCGGTCGCTCGGTTCGACAAGCTGTGCAATGGTACAAGATCCCGTTGGATCGCCTCCTCGTCGTGCACGACGACATGGATTTACCGCTGGGGACGTTACGTTTCCGCTTCGGTGGAAGCGCTGCTGGGCATCACGGTGTCGAATCGGTGATAGCTGAACTCGGAAGTGATCGGTTCGGACGACTCCGCGTCGGTATCGGTCGTCCTCCCAGTCCGGAAGCTGGGCGAGCCTACGTGTTGGAACCCTTTACACCAGCGGAACGCCCACTCGCTGAGCGTGTTGCCGACATCGCAGCGGAAGCGGTTGTCGTTTGGTACCGCGACGGGATGACAGCAGCGATGAACCGATTCAACGGGATGCGCGTCGTGCTCGATCAAGGTACGCTTGCTCCGTAA
- a CDS encoding acylphosphatase, translating to MSERAAVHCVVYGRVQGVGFRFFVVDEAEHLGLVGWVRNRPDGRSVELWAEGPRAALERLVERVRVGPPGAWVERADCTWVDPTGQYDEFVIRR from the coding sequence ATGAGCGAGCGGGCTGCGGTGCATTGTGTGGTCTACGGCCGCGTCCAGGGCGTCGGCTTTCGCTTCTTCGTGGTCGACGAGGCCGAACACCTCGGTCTGGTCGGCTGGGTACGGAACCGGCCAGATGGACGTTCGGTGGAACTCTGGGCCGAGGGGCCGCGTGCCGCACTCGAACGGCTCGTCGAGCGGGTCCGTGTCGGACCGCCTGGAGCGTGGGTCGAACGCGCCGACTGCACGTGGGTCGACCCAACTGGTCAGTATGACGAGTTCGTCATTCGACGCTGA
- a CDS encoding holo-ACP synthase produces the protein MVIEPIWDPDKAGTIEVGVDVIEIWRIERALERFGERFLRRIYTEAERTRYAERLPELAARFAAKEAVMKALGTGIRGVRWRDIEVLPNRRGKPLIRLYDTAAERAHRLGLRHIAVSLTHSRYLAIAVVIAHFDPVAS, from the coding sequence GTGGTCATTGAACCGATCTGGGATCCGGACAAGGCCGGTACGATCGAGGTCGGGGTCGATGTGATCGAGATCTGGCGTATCGAAAGAGCCCTGGAACGATTCGGCGAGCGGTTCCTCCGTCGCATTTACACCGAAGCGGAGCGCACGCGCTACGCCGAGCGTCTACCGGAACTCGCCGCCCGCTTCGCTGCCAAAGAGGCAGTGATGAAGGCGCTCGGTACCGGCATCCGGGGAGTACGCTGGCGCGATATCGAAGTGCTGCCGAACCGCCGAGGCAAGCCGTTGATTCGCCTCTACGACACAGCGGCTGAACGAGCGCATCGACTCGGTCTGCGTCACATTGCCGTGTCTCTCACGCATTCTCGATATCTCGCGATTGCCGTGGTCATCGCGC
- a CDS encoding UDP-glucose dehydrogenase family protein, producing MAQIAIVGLGYVGLVYGGAFADLGNRVWGVDIDADKVAKLRDGIVPIYEPGLNELIRRNVEAGRLHFTTDYAEAIPEAEFVFICVGTPSTVDGDADMRAVRAAALTIGQHLRGHTIIVNKSTMPIGSGDLVSALIEQVKPPDATFAVVSNPEFLREGSAVYDVFHPSRIVLGAEDREAAERVAELYRVLNAPILITDRRSAEMIKYASNAILATRISFINEIAQICEQVGADVKVVAQGMGYDPRIGPLFLEAGLGFGGSCFPKDVRALAYMAEEVGCHPQLLHAVLEINQDQRRRFVRKLQDLLGDLHGRPIALWGLAFKQDTDDVRESPALDVLRMLLQRGANVTAYDPAALANAAREVPDARYVSDPYAAVVGADALLIATPWNEFKQADLRRVRSLMRTPIILDGRNIYEPAEVRALGFVYVGVGRGH from the coding sequence GTGGCGCAGATCGCGATCGTCGGTCTCGGATACGTCGGGCTCGTTTACGGTGGCGCGTTCGCGGATTTGGGCAACCGTGTCTGGGGCGTGGATATCGATGCCGACAAAGTCGCCAAGCTTCGGGATGGCATCGTACCCATTTACGAGCCGGGGTTGAACGAACTCATTCGACGGAATGTGGAAGCTGGACGGTTGCACTTCACGACCGACTATGCCGAGGCCATCCCCGAGGCCGAATTCGTCTTCATCTGTGTGGGGACGCCGTCCACGGTCGATGGGGATGCCGACATGCGAGCAGTACGTGCTGCTGCGCTGACGATCGGGCAACATCTCCGTGGACACACGATCATCGTCAACAAGAGCACAATGCCGATCGGCTCCGGCGACCTCGTCTCGGCTCTCATCGAGCAGGTGAAGCCTCCGGACGCGACGTTCGCAGTGGTGAGCAATCCGGAGTTTCTCCGGGAGGGCTCGGCCGTCTACGATGTGTTCCATCCGAGTCGCATCGTACTCGGCGCGGAGGATCGGGAAGCGGCGGAGCGCGTCGCTGAGTTGTACCGCGTTCTGAATGCACCAATCCTCATCACTGATCGGCGCAGTGCCGAGATGATCAAGTACGCTTCCAATGCGATCCTCGCGACACGGATCAGCTTCATCAACGAGATCGCGCAAATTTGCGAGCAGGTTGGGGCCGACGTGAAGGTTGTGGCACAGGGAATGGGATACGACCCGCGGATCGGTCCGCTCTTTCTGGAGGCGGGTCTCGGTTTCGGGGGAAGCTGCTTCCCGAAGGACGTCCGCGCGCTCGCCTACATGGCCGAAGAGGTCGGCTGTCACCCGCAGCTCCTCCATGCGGTTCTGGAGATCAATCAGGATCAGCGGCGACGCTTCGTTCGCAAGCTTCAGGACCTTCTCGGCGACTTGCACGGTCGCCCTATCGCCTTGTGGGGGCTCGCGTTCAAGCAGGATACGGACGATGTCCGGGAATCCCCTGCTCTGGATGTCTTACGCATGCTGTTGCAGCGCGGTGCGAACGTGACCGCATACGACCCGGCTGCTCTCGCCAATGCCGCGCGTGAGGTACCGGATGCGCGCTATGTTTCTGATCCATACGCGGCTGTCGTAGGCGCGGATGCGCTGCTGATCGCGACACCCTGGAACGAATTCAAGCAAGCCGACCTTCGTCGAGTCCGTTCCCTGATGCGGACACCGATCATCCTCGACGGCCGCAATATTTACGAGCCAGCCGAGGTGCGTGCGCTCGGATTCGTTTACGTGGGAGTCGGACGTGGTCATTGA
- the tatA gene encoding Sec-independent protein translocase subunit TatA/TatB: MDFFGMGLSEILVIMMLALILFGPGKLPEIAQGIGRAVREFRAATRELTSEFEQAFREVQESTAEVTTSVLAVQEETRAALGEAAATTQDIARLVTADQAPAPVTAPAQTAVSAAVSQPATGASVAPVPATALAANGRREPSKDDPLADLDGLDALLDGREAVDATGHWER; this comes from the coding sequence ATGGACTTCTTTGGAATGGGTCTTTCCGAAATCCTCGTGATCATGATGCTTGCGCTCATCCTGTTCGGTCCCGGAAAGTTGCCGGAAATCGCACAGGGAATCGGTCGCGCGGTGCGCGAGTTCCGGGCTGCCACGCGTGAATTGACCAGCGAGTTCGAGCAAGCGTTCCGCGAGGTTCAGGAGAGCACCGCGGAAGTGACGACGTCGGTCCTGGCTGTCCAGGAAGAGACACGAGCTGCGCTGGGTGAAGCGGCAGCTACGACACAGGATATTGCCCGGCTGGTCACGGCTGACCAGGCTCCGGCACCGGTCACCGCTCCCGCCCAGACAGCGGTCAGTGCTGCCGTATCGCAGCCTGCCACAGGAGCATCCGTCGCGCCTGTGCCGGCGACCGCGCTTGCCGCGAACGGCCGTCGTGAACCGTCCAAGGATGACCCACTCGCTGACCTCGACGGGCTGGACGCGCTCCTGGACGGACGGGAAGCAGTCGACGCAACCGGCCACTGGGAGCGTTAG
- a CDS encoding class I SAM-dependent methyltransferase, whose amino-acid sequence MLETLLRKSLLAALELFYGPLAPLYPWLTRIVFGRNWHDWRRSVLPWVSATRRVADVGCGPGDLAAELARPDRCVIAIDRSRSMIALAHRRLARKSGPFSVYLVCADARHLPLTDGSLDAITMTFPTAIFLDSRTHAEVARVLRPGGVFVAVVSVYPKQWPWWIRPWSPLLWRIIVSREKSSRSMLAVPSLPLLRGQWIRVEQPTGILELWVARRVEQDAG is encoded by the coding sequence ATGCTCGAGACGTTGCTCCGCAAAAGCCTCCTGGCGGCGCTCGAACTGTTCTACGGGCCGCTCGCGCCGCTGTATCCCTGGCTAACCCGCATCGTGTTCGGCCGAAACTGGCATGACTGGCGACGCAGCGTCCTCCCGTGGGTATCCGCAACGCGGCGGGTCGCCGACGTTGGCTGCGGTCCTGGAGACCTCGCTGCAGAGCTCGCTCGTCCGGATCGCTGCGTCATCGCGATCGATCGGTCACGCTCGATGATCGCTCTCGCACATCGCCGCCTCGCTCGCAAGTCGGGACCATTCTCTGTGTACCTGGTCTGTGCTGACGCGCGTCATCTTCCTCTGACCGATGGTTCGCTCGATGCGATCACGATGACGTTCCCGACCGCGATCTTTCTCGATTCCCGAACACATGCAGAAGTTGCACGCGTGCTCCGGCCAGGTGGTGTGTTCGTTGCTGTCGTCTCCGTCTATCCGAAGCAGTGGCCGTGGTGGATACGTCCTTGGTCACCGCTTTTGTGGCGGATCATCGTGTCCCGGGAGAAGAGCAGCCGCTCAATGCTCGCCGTGCCCAGCCTTCCGCTCTTACGAGGTCAGTGGATCCGTGTCGAACAGCCTACCGGTATCCTGGAGCTCTGGGTAGCACGACGGGTAGAGCAGGACGCGGGCTAA